A window of the Bacteroidota bacterium genome harbors these coding sequences:
- a CDS encoding anthranilate phosphoribosyltransferase — protein sequence AGKGCTEQQLTPATFGLQENPLSSIKGDSAAENAGLLLGVLEGNAGPHRDIVLMNAALGLWTTGRFNGLEDSYQAARISIDSGQARHALTRLVEASQKAPKA from the coding sequence AAGCCGGCAAAGGATGCACCGAGCAACAGCTCACACCTGCCACTTTTGGTTTGCAGGAAAATCCGCTAAGCAGCATCAAAGGAGACTCAGCTGCAGAAAATGCCGGTTTACTGCTCGGCGTGCTGGAAGGCAATGCCGGCCCGCACCGCGATATTGTGTTGATGAACGCTGCGCTCGGACTCTGGACAACCGGCCGGTTTAATGGCCTCGAAGACAGCTACCAGGCTGCCCGGATCAGTATCGACTCCGGACAAGCTCGCCACGCCCTCACACGCCTTGTTGAAGCCTCACAAAAAGCCCCCAAAGCCTGA
- the trpC gene encoding indole-3-glycerol phosphate synthase TrpC, with translation MSILDNIVADTRALVASQKTRVSIGALQRSPLYNPPRIDFEQALRATGLSVIAEIKKASPSKGVIRADFNPTRIAAQYTAGGASAISVLTEPLHFQGSLQYLADVRETTKRPLLRKDFIIDTYQLEEARAHGADAVLLIAAILDKKQLYDLHKAAHELNLACLVEVYDAAEMDRIDFDQVRILGVNNRDLHTFSVNLQHSVDVFTNAPAEVIKVSESGIHTVDDLAYLQTNGSDAVLIGETFMRADDPGQKLAAMQLELSEKVAANP, from the coding sequence ATGAGTATTCTGGACAACATTGTTGCTGATACGCGGGCCCTGGTGGCCTCACAAAAAACCCGCGTATCCATTGGCGCACTCCAGCGCAGCCCGCTCTACAATCCGCCACGGATAGATTTTGAGCAGGCTTTGCGGGCAACAGGACTTTCAGTTATCGCTGAAATCAAAAAAGCCTCGCCCTCCAAAGGCGTGATTCGGGCTGATTTCAACCCTACACGCATTGCTGCGCAATACACAGCCGGTGGCGCAAGCGCTATTTCGGTATTAACCGAACCGCTACATTTTCAGGGCAGCTTGCAATACCTGGCAGACGTACGCGAGACCACAAAACGCCCGCTCCTGCGCAAAGACTTTATCATCGACACCTACCAGTTGGAAGAAGCCCGGGCACACGGTGCTGATGCTGTGCTGCTCATTGCCGCTATTCTCGACAAAAAACAGCTTTATGACCTACACAAAGCAGCCCATGAGCTGAATCTGGCCTGTCTTGTGGAGGTGTACGACGCGGCTGAAATGGACCGTATTGACTTTGACCAGGTGCGCATCCTCGGCGTCAACAACCGCGATCTGCATACGTTCAGCGTAAACCTGCAACACTCAGTTGATGTGTTTACCAATGCACCAGCAGAAGTTATCAAGGTGTCGGAAAGTGGCATACACACGGTTGACGATCTTGCTTATCTGCAAACAAATGGAAGTGATGCCGTACTGATTGGCGAGACGTTTATGCGGGCAGATGACCCTGGACAAAAACTCGCAGCGATGCAACTGGAATTATCAGAAAAAGTAGCGGCAAACCCATGA
- a CDS encoding phosphoribosylanthranilate isomerase: MSHTKIKICGITSLADARYCAGAGVDYLGFIQYPESPRYIPASEAKAIIEWLYGPETVGVFVNESAETVNRVVAETDFDVAQIHGQMLPDEIARISCKTIMALAVTEETTEAALRGQLATYEDAVDYFLLDTAKAGLYGGTGATFNWDIARNLTAEYPLFIAGGLGPDNIAEVITTLSPFAIDLSSSVESSPGEKDFDKLGELFDVYDAFRAPESE, translated from the coding sequence ATGAGCCATACAAAAATCAAAATTTGCGGGATCACCTCGCTGGCTGATGCGCGGTACTGCGCCGGCGCTGGCGTTGACTATCTCGGATTCATCCAATACCCGGAAAGCCCCCGGTATATTCCAGCATCTGAAGCCAAAGCCATCATAGAGTGGCTCTACGGCCCGGAAACAGTTGGTGTATTTGTCAACGAAAGCGCCGAGACCGTAAATCGTGTTGTTGCGGAGACCGACTTCGACGTTGCCCAAATTCACGGTCAAATGCTACCCGATGAAATTGCCCGAATCTCCTGCAAAACCATAATGGCATTGGCCGTTACGGAGGAAACTACGGAGGCTGCCTTACGCGGCCAGTTGGCAACTTACGAAGATGCCGTCGACTATTTCCTGCTCGACACAGCAAAAGCCGGCCTCTATGGCGGCACCGGTGCAACCTTCAATTGGGACATTGCCCGCAACCTGACCGCAGAATACCCTTTGTTTATAGCCGGCGGACTCGGCCCCGATAATATCGCAGAAGTCATTACCACCCTCTCCCCCTTTGCCATCGATCTATCAAGCAGCGTTGAATCCAGTCCCGGTGAAAAAGACTTTGATAAACTGGGTGAACTGTTCGACGTTTACGATGCATTTAGAGCACCAGAAAGTGAATAA
- the trpB gene encoding tryptophan synthase subunit beta, whose amino-acid sequence MSDTALLEETYAAPDSLGHFGPYGGTFVPEILIPAIEQLKAAYAASTTDAAFQAEFEALLTDYVGRPTPLTYANRLTDHFGGPKLYLKREDLCHTGAHKINNTIGQILLARQMGKTRIIAETGAGQHGVATATVCAKFGMECIVYMGAEDTERQLLNVRRMQLLGAEVRPVTSGSQTLKDATNEAIRDWVTNVEDTFYIIGSVVGPHPYPMMVRNFHRIIGDETKKQLLAVEGRELPDAVIACVGGGSNAMGIFYPFINNPSVALHGAEAAGEGLNGRHAATLTKGSRGILHGAMSYLLQDDDGQIELAHSISAGLDYPGVGPEHAYLKDLNRVTYHPVTDAEAMEGVKLLSTTEGIIPALETAHALACIKPVISTLPKDAVVVLNCSGRGDKDMGTISSQLFNA is encoded by the coding sequence ATGTCAGATACTGCACTCCTGGAAGAAACCTATGCTGCCCCCGACAGCCTCGGCCATTTTGGCCCATATGGGGGCACGTTTGTACCCGAAATCCTCATACCAGCCATTGAGCAGCTCAAGGCAGCTTACGCAGCATCAACCACCGATGCGGCATTTCAGGCTGAGTTTGAAGCCTTGCTCACCGATTACGTGGGCCGGCCAACGCCCTTGACCTATGCCAACAGGCTGACCGATCACTTTGGCGGCCCCAAGCTCTACCTGAAGCGCGAAGACCTTTGCCACACAGGCGCCCACAAAATCAACAACACCATCGGGCAAATATTGCTTGCGCGTCAGATGGGCAAAACGCGGATTATCGCAGAGACCGGCGCCGGGCAGCACGGTGTAGCAACGGCAACCGTTTGCGCCAAGTTTGGGATGGAATGCATCGTTTACATGGGTGCAGAAGACACAGAGCGACAACTGCTCAACGTGCGCAGAATGCAATTGCTTGGCGCTGAAGTGCGCCCGGTTACCAGCGGCAGCCAAACCCTCAAAGATGCCACCAACGAAGCCATTCGCGACTGGGTAACCAACGTCGAAGACACCTTCTACATTATTGGCTCAGTGGTTGGCCCACATCCATACCCGATGATGGTGCGCAATTTCCACCGCATCATCGGTGATGAGACAAAAAAGCAGTTACTTGCTGTTGAGGGCCGGGAGCTTCCCGATGCTGTGATTGCCTGTGTAGGCGGCGGCTCCAATGCAATGGGCATCTTTTACCCTTTTATCAACAACCCGTCTGTTGCCTTGCATGGTGCAGAGGCAGCGGGTGAAGGCCTCAATGGGCGGCACGCAGCAACCCTGACAAAAGGCAGTCGCGGTATTTTGCATGGCGCCATGAGCTATTTGCTACAAGATGATGATGGGCAAATCGAGCTTGCGCATTCAATTTCAGCCGGCCTCGATTACCCCGGTGTTGGCCCCGAACACGCCTACCTAAAAGACTTGAACCGGGTCACGTATCACCCGGTCACCGACGCAGAGGCCATGGAAGGCGTAAAACTGCTTTCTACCACAGAAGGCATCATCCCGGCCCTGGAAACAGCCCATGCGCTCGCATGCATAAAACCTGTAATCTCAACCCTGCCCAAAGACGCTGTCGTTGTGCTCAATTGTTCAGGACGTGGCGACAAAGACATGGGGACCATTTCTAGCCAGCTATTTAACGCTTAA